GGGTAgtcgctgcctccggcggctggggcttcgccccagaccccacggctcctctcgctgcgctcgagtcgggcgtcgacggtcccagcagtctcctgcgaagcaggagcaacggggtctggggcggagccccagccgccggaggcacagtcGCCCAACCCCCGGGTCCTGACACCGGACCCGTGGATTTTTGGGGGGAAAAGGATGGTGCACGGACTTGTTCGCGGAGAAGAAGTGGTAATTAAATCCTGCATATGCACCAGGATTCGCGCTTGCTTTCCTGGTGTTTGTTCGAGCAACGCgtattttgtttatatacaTTTAGACCGGCAATTAAAGTTGAGAGCCTAAGCCAGTTGGGTCGAGTTGGTATACAAGAAGCGCAGTGTGTGGTCGCAGAAACAATGTCATATGGAAACAGCGAGATCGATGACCTGGTGGCCAAGGGTCTCAAAGCTTATGCCCTAAGATCGTACGAAGAGGCTACTGAAAGCCTCGGCCAGGCTTGTGGACTCTATTCTTCCAGCAATGACGGCAAAGAGAATCCGTcactgctgtttctgtatGGAAGAGCTCTATTTCGAGTAGCAGTGACGCAATCCGAAGTTCTTGGCGAATCCACAGCGGCATCGGATAGAGGTACTCCAGCAGTTGGAGCTACCGATTCAGAGGTTGCTGAGAAAAAGAGTGGGCTGTTCAAGTTCTCTggagaagacgaagaagacgaagaagaacaggaaGAAACGAATGAAAACGGCGATGCTGCAGAAGGCGACGGGGAAGAGGGCAATGAACAGGCcgagccagaagaagaagagcaaacAGACTTCGAAGTGGCATGGGAAATTCTCGATCTCGCACGCAAACTGTTCGACGACGAAATCTCCTCGCTAGAAAAGTTGGACGACGATGACAACGACAAGCAGGCCAAGATCAAAGAAGCCCGTGTCAAGCTCGCAGACACATACGATCTCCTCGGCGAAATCTCGCTCGAATCAGGTAAGCAAACTTCGGAGGGCACagttctgcctccggcggctggggctccgccccagaccccgtggctcctgcttcgcaggagactgttgggaccgtcgacgaaaacgactcgagcgaagcgagaggagccacggggtctggggcgcagccccagccgccggaggcatcccGGCTCCGAACAAGTCACTAACCGGTACTAGAAAATTTTGCACAGGCGGTGCAAGATCTGACAGTGTCGCTGAAACTCCGGCAGGAGCTGTACCCGGTGGAGTCGACGCTGATCTC
This is a stretch of genomic DNA from Sugiyamaella lignohabitans strain CBS 10342 chromosome C, complete sequence. It encodes these proteins:
- the sim3 gene encoding NASP family CENP-A chaperone — protein: MHQDSRLLSWCLFEQRVFCLYTFRPAIKVESLSQLGRVGIQEAQCVVAETMSYGNSEIDDLVAKGLKAYALRSYEEATESLGQACGLYSSSNDGKENPSLLFLYGRALFRVAVTQSEVLGESTAASDRGTPAVGATDSEVAEKKSGLFKFSGEDEEDEEEQEETNENGDAAEGDGEEGNEQAEPEEEEQTDFEVAWEILDLARKLFDDEISSLEKLDDDDNDKQAKIKEARVKLADTYDLLGEISLESGKQTSEGTVLPPAAGAPPQTPWLLLRRRLLGPSTKTTRAKREEPRGLGRSPSRRRHPGSEQVTNRY